In Desulfovibrio gilichinskyi, a genomic segment contains:
- the fabG gene encoding 3-oxoacyl-ACP reductase FabG: MSKIALITGASKGLGAAIALQLADDGYDIWLNFRTSEKSAEEIATTIRNKGRKCTLLQFDVADENSVNEVLSPMLEKDVPYILVNNAGIARDSLIMLMDKEDWNKVLQVHLDGFFNVTKPVVTKMLRKRCGRIINISSTSGETGVAGQTNYSAAKAGLIGATRSLAMEVAKRNILVNAVSPGFIETDMLAGLPIDQITSQIPLRRIGKPNEVAGVVSFLCSEKATYITGQTISVNGGIYT; this comes from the coding sequence ATGTCAAAAATCGCACTAATTACCGGAGCAAGTAAAGGTCTTGGAGCTGCCATTGCATTACAACTTGCTGATGACGGGTATGATATATGGTTAAATTTTCGCACCAGCGAAAAATCTGCTGAAGAAATTGCAACTACAATCCGTAATAAAGGACGAAAATGCACCTTACTACAATTTGATGTTGCTGATGAAAATTCAGTGAACGAAGTCCTTTCTCCAATGTTAGAAAAAGATGTCCCATACATACTCGTAAACAATGCAGGTATTGCACGAGATTCACTTATCATGCTTATGGACAAAGAAGATTGGAATAAAGTTCTACAAGTTCATCTTGACGGTTTTTTTAACGTAACTAAGCCAGTTGTAACTAAAATGCTTAGAAAAAGATGTGGACGTATAATTAATATTTCTTCAACTTCCGGTGAAACTGGAGTTGCTGGGCAGACCAATTATTCTGCAGCAAAAGCAGGACTGATTGGTGCCACAAGATCTCTTGCAATGGAAGTTGCCAAACGAAATATATTGGTAAATGCTGTCTCCCCTGGTTTCATTGAAACAGACATGCTTGCGGGCCTTCCGATTGATCAAATTACTTCACAGATCCCCCTTCGCAGAATAGGAAAACCAAATGAAGTTGCAGGAGTCGTTTCCTTTCTATGTTCAGAAAAAGCAACTTATATTACAGGCCAAACTATTTCTGTAAATGGTGGTATTTATACTTAA